The DNA sequence CTTGGGTATAAAAATCAACCTTTGAGAGTCAGCTTGACAACTTCTTCCCTTACCAAAGCAACAGCAGTAGGTTTTCCCCACTTAGGGCCTATGACCTTCCTATCTGTGATCTTTTAACTAGGGTTACAGTTCTAATGAGTTCTTTATGGCTAGTGGGCCTCCAAGCTAAGCAGAAAGGGGGTGGTTACCTTCCTAACAGTTATACCACCTCTGGGTAAGAATGCTAATGACTCCCCTGCCCCAGCATGCAGTCAGCATCTTTGTTATTCTAAGTATGGCAGGGGAGGGCAAGGAATGTGAAGAAAGTGTAATGTGCAGAGATCTGCTGTTCCCTGACCCAGGCTCTGGACTGCagaaagctggggcaggaggaaaAGCCCAGGAGGATATCCAAGTAGGATAGTCTTAGTGAATCAACCAGTTCAGTGGTTTACTTACAGACCCATGGGTGACTCGATGCAGGGGTATCTGCATTGCAGAAAAGTCCACCCCTACATGAGTGATGATTTGTGACCGTTATATCTCTGGGACTCTTGGCACAACATGTAGGTAGCTTGGTTGCTTAGTCTCTTCTCTCTATTGATTTAACTGCTTATATAACCCTGCGAAGAGACCCTTTGAATCCTGTAAGCTTTAGGATCTTCCTAAGACCTGTGAGTTTCACTTGTTTCTTGGGCcttctaagttttatttatttcctgaatattttttttattgtctttattttttttttattttgagacaatgtagccctgactgacctgggaCTCaagagatccatttgcttctgcctcccaagtgctgagacaaaaaaggtgtgtgctaccactcttGATTAGTTCTTGAATCTTAACAAGCCTCCCTCTAGGAGAGAATGTTTTAGTTCGGAGGAAATAGCTACACAATGCTCCACTTCTTTTTTCTGTCCattctcctcttccacaatgctcTCTGAGTTTTGGAGAGGGTGATGCAGATGCTTAATTATTTTCTGCCCTTTATGGTTGATTAGGGGGCCATTATGCTACCGCAATAACCAAGTATTCTTAAGAGCTTGATCAGTGTAAAGTCTCTGTAGTGTAACCACCTACTGCAAAACCAAGTTTCCTTCCACAGTCAATTCAGGCTGATAGCAGCATTGATCTCTGGATGTAACACTGATGTTTAGAAACTAACCTGTCAGGTGTGGTACATACATTGAACAGTAATGGTGGCCTTCTCCTAGGTACTATGATCTCCCAGCTACTGTCCTTTGTCCTGACTTCTGGAACTAGATGTGAGTTCCCTCTTGTGGGAAGGCCTTAAGTTCAAACAGAAAGCAGTGATTTGCACCCATGACAGTCAAAAGTTGTGTTACTATTTCATCTGTGGGCACTCAGGGTTCAAAGATGAGCAGGACTGTTGGTGACAGTTTCCCCTAGAGTCTGCACTGGTGCAAGCCCATCAGAAGGAAGGGACCTTCCAGTTCAGCCTCAGCTTGAATTCAACATGCCCTGAAGCCAAGCATGAgctatcttcagcaacaggaatTTACTCTTTACTTGAACCCAAAGGAATAAGGGTTCCAAACTTTGAGGTGTGAAGGCAAGAACTTGGGATGATAAAATATAGAAGATAAAAACTGGAACCAGGAGATCATGTATAAGCTTATAGCTTATGCCAGGCAAGTTTATTAGGAAGTACAGCACCTGATATACTTTTCGAAAGGGACTATGTGCCAAGGTCAACAGAAAGCTAAATCAAGCAACACTGGTGAGGGAAACACAGGACACCTCAGACATAGCTGCCTTAAGATTGATTACCACAGCCCTTGGCTGGTGAGGAGGGGAGCTGGGTTCCCAGGAACCAAAACCCTAACTCCTTCAAGACTCTACCAGCTCCAGACTGGATCTTATCAATTCTGCCCCTAGGTAAGCACACAGAACTAGTATTtccttttgtcttagttagggttactattgctgtgacaaaacaccacagccaaaagcaacttcGGGCGGGGGTAAGGGCTTATTTTGCCTGCACTTCCAGATCATATCTTTGTTCATCATcagaggaggtcaggacaggaactccagcacagcaggaacctagaggcaggagctgatgcagagaccatggaggggaaCTGTAGCAcaaattggtcttaataataaaaactcagagtcagctatcagagggagaaagctaaagaatcagagaagcagagtggccagccacgagagttctcacctctaccaatgctcaggcCAAAGGGGCggtcctgtctctacaaatcctcggACAGCACGCACAGGCTTGTCATGTCCAGCCCGACATATTCGCCCATTGTGGGGAAGAGTGAGGATTGGGGAAGAAATAGGCACAGACAAGTGATAGAATCAGGAGGGCATCCAGTAACTACTGAGATTCGCCTTGCGTTTATTTCTCAAAGCCGTTATGGACCCCAATCCAAACAGAAGGGGGaaggcaaaagacttctttaccatgatacaaGGCACAAAGTAATTACCTTCTTAATACCCAGAACACCAGGTAACCACAGGCTAGGTCATCCAGCTAGCAGTCACACCTCAGGTCAAACTTTCTGTcatataaccttgaaggagcaagaacaggTCTGAGCTCTCTGACCTTTAGACAAGGTGGGATGGATAaacttctgtgggctcccacacagactgcatcctcagactgctctgagctcctgtctcctcccaccttatattcctctcttggCCCTGTCATGTtccttcctgcctcaccttcctagtgctgggattaaaggcgtgtgactcccaagtactaggattaaaggtgtgagccatcactgcctggttctgtttctcttttagactggaccagtttcatgtagcccaaggtggtcttgaactaacagagatctgtctgcttctgtctcccagagcTAGGAgtaagtgtgtgccatcactgcctgacctctTTTGGCTAGCCAGTAtagctagctctgcactctgatcttcaggcaagttttattttttagatcataAAGGAAATATCACCATAgggtgctacttactgacttgctcctcgtggcttgttcagcctgctttcttacagaattcaggaccaccagcctagggtggcaccatccacaatgggtagagccctcctgcatcaatcactaattaagaaatgccctaCAGGCAGCTGAATATTATGGAGGCattatctttctttctaaaaatctatttatttttaaatctggtACATTTGGTGCATGAATGTGTAAGAGTGTCAGATCTTAGATTTACAGACAATTttagcctccatgtgggtgctgggaattgaaaccaggtccccttgaagagcagtcagtgatcttaactgctgagccatgcaTGGCTCCAGCCCTGtgaggggcattttcttaattgaggttcacTACCTTTAGATGACTttggtttgtgtcaaattgacataaaactatccagcacacctTTATCCTTTTGTCTGAGCCCCCGAAAAAGCCCTGGATCAGCCTGGACCCCAACACTATCTAATTTTAGCTAGCAACCATCAGCATATTTGGTAGACACAACTGCCATCTCTACCCTGCTCCCCGTAACCTACAGACGTTTTTCTTGAACCATCCAAAGTCACCTTTGGATGCTGTTGCTTCTGCAGGGCTGCCATGCAGCCCTCACTCCTGGAGGCCTAACTCATATGTTTCCTCTCtagggatgaaggaaggacatGGCAGAAGCAATCATGTCCTGGGACCACACAGTCGGCAGAGTCCAGCTTGAAGTAAGGTACAGCACGCCTGTGCCATTCTACAAATCCATGAGACTTGGGCCTCAGCTCCCTGTGGTTGGGTCTGCGTCCTGTCCTCTTTAGAAGGCTGCCTGTCTGCTTTGTCTCCACACCACCACATTGATCTAACAAACTGCATGGGAAAGTCATCGTTTCTGGTAATTTCTAAATACTAACACTAGTTGGATCTGAGTATTGGATCCCATTCCTGGGAAGAGATGAGTGGTTGAAGAGGGGTCAATAAGCCAGGGAGGGTTTTCAGGGCCTGCCATAGGAGTCAGTCAGGGCTTTCAGGGTGGGCTTGGCTGCAGTGTTCAGCATCTGAACCAGGACACGGTTGTCTTTGTCCTCATGCATTCTGCCTCTCTTGTGAGGGAGCCTGGGGAGGATAAGAACTTTTATGATCaggagaaaagatttaaaaagttgACAGTGGCCATTGCCTGTGGTGAAACTGGGAACATCTAGGGAAACGCTTTTTCATGCCAGAGAAGAGCTAATTTGCATAAAGAAGGCTGCATTTGCTTGGTGCGACAATGTTGGACGCTTCATCGCTACTGCAGAAACTGCAGTCAGGTGCTGCACTAGTGGGATGCTGGGTTTAAGGAGGAAATTGCTGACTGTGGGTATATCTGAGGTTTGGGGATTGTGAAACTCTTGGGTCCCATGCATTGGCAGCGTCAGGGGTCGAATGATAATTTAACTGCCTCCTAGAATTCTGAGCGATGTTTGGTCTTCTTAGTACAGGATTCCAGAACACAGCGCAACACCTGGGGTGCTCAGTCTCAGATGTTTGCTAACTGACTGAGCGGATGTGTGTGCTAAGGAAGCAGCAGCTTGTTGGCCATTAGGGTGGGCTCATGGAAAGGCCCGTGTGGCTCAGAACATGGAGTTGGAAGTCCAAAAGGGAAATCCTTACGGCAGAGATTGTAAGTAGAGACCTTGCTTTCATTTTccggcctcccagacccaaataatcacacagaaactatagtaattacagcactgtttggttGATGACTCagtcatatttctagctagctcttatatcttaaattaactcatttcaattagtctatgtattgctaCGTGGCCGTggtttaccttatttttttacaTCTTATTTCCTCAGTGACTGACAGGCGTCTGACTTGACTCCTCTGTccctgcttggatttcctgccttgctcttccgccctgccatgggccaaagcagcttcttcattaaccaatggcaataaaatatattaatagcatccagaggggaatcccacatcaagaggcCTGTGTGTTTCTAGGTGATTTTCATCCTCTGAGATTCTTACAGAGAAAGGATTTATGAAACATTTGCTACAGGAATGAAGCCCTCAACTTTCCAAGTCTCAGCTTTCCCACTTATGAAATGGAGACTGTTACCATCTCTCTGCAGACATTCCGGACGGAACATGCTATGTGCAAGGAGCTCTCTACACTGCAAAATATATTGTGCTTGTGTCCACCATTATACACGGTGGTGATGACGTCACTCTGAGGCTCCAAGActggggtggaggcaggcaggcaccCGGCTGGGACAGGGGAGCAAGGGACCTGTACCCTGGGGACACAGCAGGAGCTTCACTGCCAGAGGAGGGAGTCTCGATTTGGATCGTTTCCCATTCTGCACCCCTGGCAAGTCGGACCTGAGAACCATCTCTGGCAGCCTTGGAAAGCCAGGCCTTGGGACTTCCTAAGCACATGAAAGCGACAGTCGGGGTCCCTGAATCGGGTGAGCTGGCCCAGGTGCGGAGTTTCTCAGAGACACACTGACAATTAGCAGGCTCCTCAGCAACTCCCACTCACCCAGCCCTCTGGAGAAGTACGTAGGGATCAGGACAAGCTTCCTAGCCAAGCTAATTACCCCATGCTAATAAGATAAGACTCAATTACATGCAGAAGACTTGCAAGCCAGCACTTTGGGAGTTTTTAAGTTACCCCATGTCTCTGATTTTGAtaggagaaaatgatttttttccttccaggcAAACTAAACCCAACAATTAGGGCAATTGTTCTCTTGAGGTCTATAAAGGGGAAGGCCGAGATCACAAGTGGGTAAACAGGTCACTGTCTCTTTGGGAAGGTTGTGCATCGCAAACCCACTCTGTGGCTTCTCCATGATGAACCGTCAATTCACCTGCAAGCCTGGAGCTGGCAACAGGGGCTTCAGCGGCTGCTCAGCTGTGCTGTCCAGCAGCTCATCCTCTTACCGGGCAGGGGGCAAAGGGCTCGGTGGGGGCTTCAGCAGTCGGAGCCTCTACAGCCTGAGGGGTGCCAGGAGCATCTCCTTCAATGTGGCTGGCGTTAGCGGGCGCACAGGGGGATATGGGTTTGGACGGAATAGGGCGAGTGGCTTTGCTGGTAGTATGTTTGGCAGTGGGGCTCTGGGGCCTTCAAACCCATCCCTGTGTCTGCCGGGAGGCATCCACCAGGTCACTGTTAACAAGAGCCTGCTGGCCCCACTCAATGTGGAGCTGGACCCGGAGATCCAGAAGGTGCGTGCGCAGGAGCGGGAGCAGATCAAGGCTCTGAACAACAAGTTCGCCTCCTTCATCGACAAGGTGGGACAGCTGATAGCTAAGTACTCCTTTCCTCCTGCACTTTTACTGCCCTGGGGGGGGGGACCCTTTCCCAGGATACAGACATAGTTCAGGACAGAGTAGAGAGGAAACAGACAATATCTTAAACATCAGGACTGAGGGACAGGACCAAAGGCTTGCAAGGAGCTTGAGACAGCTTTATTTGGAAGGTCTCTAGGAAGCAGAGCAAGTGAACTCTTGGTAAAGAAGTGGCTAAGTGGGGGCAGAGCCAGTGGGACTTAGAAGGTAGAGGAGAGACCAGCAGTGGCCTTGGAAGGGGTGGAATGCCAGACCCTATGCAGTCTGCATTTTGAACAGCTCTAGGAACACTGATGATTACTTAAGTCTGAGCACCAAGGAACAAGGGGTAGGTGAGTCTTTAACAATGGAAACATCCTGGCAAATCCAAGAGGAGAGCTCAAGACCCCAGTTCAGTTGGGTACCTGGCTTCCAGGTAGGGTGGGAGAAACCACAGGTGTGGAGAGAGAGCAGGCAAACAGACGAGGTCCCCAGGCCCACCCTGGGAAGCTGGCAGGCAAATTCACATCTAAGAGCTTGCCACAGAAAGACATTCCTGCAGCCCATCAATACTTACCTAGCAGGTTTAAACTGGGCCAGGAGACAAACAGGGAACACTGTAACAGGTTGGAGATAAATGTATATTGGGCTCCTCACGACTTCCAGAGCTGCCTCCAGGCTGCTAGACTGAGCAttgacgggggagggggggcacgTGGGTGTCATTTTTCTCCCAGAGCTCACCTTTGAAGGTCACACAGCAGATCAAAACCCATCCTTTTCCCCTGGAAAGAAAgtctcccatcccttcctccctgttgGCTGTAGAGAGGGAACAGTGGGCTGTGGGTTTGGCTTGCAGGTGCGTTTCCTGGAGCAGCAGAACCAGGTGCTGGAGACCAAGTGGGAGCTACTGCAGCAGCTGGACCTGAACAACTGCAGGAAGAACCTGGAGCCTGTGTATGAGGCCCACATCAGCAGCCTCCAAAAGCAGCTGGATACGCTGTCTGGGGACAGGGTGAGGCTGGACTCGGAGCTGAGGGGCATGCGGGATGCTGTGGAGGACTGCAAGAAGAGGTGAGTGGGGGCGCTATGTCTCTAACTGGCTCCTGGGGCGGGGCTTTCTAAGCAGGTCCTGGGACTTTTGCGTCTGGCCTCCACGGCAAGCCATCTGAGTTCACCCGGCAAGATAGAGCCTTCACGGGCATAACCAAATGGGCTGGACTGTGGATACCCAACCtgctgggcagtgctggggatgcCATTGAAAGCAGTTTTCTCTTTCATGTGTTGCTTCCTAACCTTTCTAGAGAGAGACCTTGTATGTGTTCAACACAGAACTTCAGTTCCTAAGCTCACCCAGGGTGTCCCAAGCTCCAAGGAAACCCCAGCAGAGCAAGACGTAGAGCTCCAATTGAGCTTCTCCTCTCACTGGGTCCTGAGCATCTGAGTCATTCTTTCTTGACCTGGGTGCAGGTAGTTCTAGCTTCCTGAACTTCCATCTCAGGTTGGAGTGGTATTGTCCTTGTTCCTTTGATTTGGATgctgaaaaggaggaggaaaaatggACTCACTCCCTAGGTGTCAGAAGAAACCTAGGCCCAAATTCTCTAGCCACCAAGCGCTGGTCCCTACTGATACCCAGCTAAGCAACCCTACCCAGCTGGGAGAGCTGAAAGCACCTGTTTCTTCAGCCATCTTGTATTTCTCAGTGAGAACACACAGATATAGGCACACAAACAAGGGCACACCCAGCCCCTGTTCACTGACGCTTTCCTCGCAGgtatgaagaagaaataaacaagcgTACAACCGCTGAGAATGAATTTGTGGTGCTTAAGAAGGTGAGAAGGGCACCTGGCCTCTGTCCTCCACGGTGGCTGCAGGGCCAAAAGCAGAGGGAGCCTGGCTGCGTCCATCGTAGACACTGCTGCTGGTCTAGCACAGGTTACTTAGCCATCTTCTTCACGGCTGTGTAAATGGAAAAGTGTGGATGGCCACCACATCTCAGACAAGTTGCTGTGGGGGAGGAACAGGGTCTGTAGCCTCTCTCACTGTGAGTCTGTGCTGAAGTCAAGCTTTTCCCCCGGGGTCTTGAGTCTCTCCCTGGGACAGTTAGCCACAGGATGGGGGGCTTTAAGGGAGACGGGTCAGTAGGAAGTGTCTGGATTTCCTTCAGGATGTGGATGCAGCATACATGAGCAAGGTGGAGCTGCAGGCCAAGGTGGATGCTCTGGATGGAGAGATCAAGTTCCTCAAGTGTCTGTACGAAGGGGTAAGGCTTGTCCTCACCTCTAGCTTTGGATTCGGGAAGGACTTGTGATGATAAGGTACCTATTTATCAGTCCATTTAAAGGGGCCCAGGAGCCCTCCAGCATTTGGGTGCTGAGGGCTTTGTAGTTCAAAGACTGGGCGATAGCTGACCAGGCTATTTTCcttcactctccttcctcttGCCCCCTCTTGGGACAGACATGTGGATTTTCTTCTCAGTTGGCTTTACAGCTACTGGAAAGTTTTTCAAAGCAATATTGGGCTCTGATCTTGGGCTTTAGGGAATGCTGCTTGTGCCTGTTTGGGGTGTCCCTGGGATTATTCTAGCAGGATATCATTTTGCCACCTTGCCCTGGTTATCATAGGCATGTCATGCATTCTTCTTCCCCTGTAGGAGATTGCTCAGATGCAGTCCCACATCAGCGACACATCTGTCATCCTGTCCATGGACAACAACCGCAATCTGGACCTGGACAGCATCATTGCCGAAGTCCGTGCTCAGTATGAGGAGATTGCCCTGAAGAGCAAAGCCGAGGCCGAGATGGTGTACCAGACCAAGGTAGAGTGGACTCCTCTATGCACCTCTCCAGCGGCGTGTGTGAAGGGCGATCTGGTTTGGGCTCAGCTTTTTATGTGCCATAACTCACCATGGCCTCCAGCTATCTCGGAATATGACAATGGCCTTGGCATTGTGGGAAGCAAGAAAGGAGAAGACAACTCTGTCCTTAGGCTCCTCTTAAACCGACAGCATTCATTTCAGGGTACAAAGTGCAAGAAGCAAATGAGTCTTGCATTAAGACTGGGCGGGATTGGGCAGGACCTgctttctggaggcagagagcTCTGAAGTAcccttgggggaggggcatgtAGATGTCAGTATCTCAGCTCTGTCATTACAGTGAGTCACAGGTCTCTTCAGTGCGATCTGGGATCAGGCAACCCCCACTTTTTTCGTTCAAGTCCACCTCCACGGATGAAGAGGGCGTTGCTATCCCTCACATCTCAGCTTCCCCATGGGTGTGGGTGGGAGGTGACTCTTAGATAATCTGGTTTCTCTGATCATGATGGTAACTTTC is a window from the Microtus ochrogaster isolate Prairie Vole_2 chromosome 15, MicOch1.0, whole genome shotgun sequence genome containing:
- the LOC101998597 gene encoding keratin, type II cytoskeletal 73, which produces MNRQFTCKPGAGNRGFSGCSAVLSSSSSSYRAGGKGLGGGFSSRSLYSLRGARSISFNVAGVSGRTGGYGFGRNRASGFAGSMFGSGALGPSNPSLCLPGGIHQVTVNKSLLAPLNVELDPEIQKVRAQEREQIKALNNKFASFIDKVRFLEQQNQVLETKWELLQQLDLNNCRKNLEPVYEAHISSLQKQLDTLSGDRVRLDSELRGMRDAVEDCKKRYEEEINKRTTAENEFVVLKKDVDAAYMSKVELQAKVDALDGEIKFLKCLYEGEIAQMQSHISDTSVILSMDNNRNLDLDSIIAEVRAQYEEIALKSKAEAEMVYQTKFQELQLAAGRHGDDLKHTRNEISELTRLIQRLRSEIENVKKQCSSLEMAIADAEQRGDCALKDARAKLDELEGALHQAKEELARMMREYQELMSVKLALDIEIATYRKLLEGEECRMSGEHTSAVSISVISSSTPGAVGSGASFGFSSTGNYGFRTSSVGGGYSILSGGCVTGGGNCSSRGETKARLGSTSEFKDVSGKNLALGSPTKKTMR